One Sulfurimonas crateris genomic window carries:
- a CDS encoding chemotaxis protein, whose amino-acid sequence MSVLENVDAATNLAKNNELQLLVFRISDKSEAAYYAINVFKTREVVESKNHFITQIPSSHRMLEGTIVLRGMQIPILNLPLWLGTTLSKDEVSRSNILVCDFNGVVIGLRIMSAYRVLKKNWNEMHAPESYRMGENNVVINDTRLEDGSLCLVLDYEKLLADVIPQAMVNVLESPANLKDLQIPSKLKNGTVLVAEDSKTAQKHLKQIFNNANLSMKLFENGKLLVDYINSLGDDASKIPAVITDIEMPEMSGFTVVKLLKSSSKTKNIPVIVNSSMTGSNNKREAEVLGADGFIDKTKSQNIIPLIVEVMNIKNS is encoded by the coding sequence ATGTCCGTTTTAGAAAATGTCGACGCTGCTACAAATCTGGCAAAAAACAATGAACTGCAACTCTTGGTATTTAGGATCAGCGACAAAAGTGAAGCTGCTTACTATGCTATAAATGTTTTTAAAACTCGCGAAGTTGTAGAATCAAAAAATCACTTTATCACGCAGATTCCCTCATCCCACAGGATGTTGGAGGGCACTATCGTTCTGCGCGGAATGCAGATCCCCATACTAAACCTCCCTCTTTGGCTTGGAACAACACTAAGTAAAGATGAAGTAAGCAGATCAAATATACTTGTCTGCGACTTTAACGGCGTAGTGATCGGGCTTAGAATTATGTCTGCATATAGAGTGTTAAAGAAGAACTGGAACGAAATGCACGCTCCTGAGAGTTATAGAATGGGAGAGAACAACGTAGTTATCAACGATACAAGGCTTGAAGACGGTAGCCTCTGTCTTGTTTTGGACTATGAGAAACTCTTAGCAGACGTTATCCCTCAAGCTATGGTAAATGTGCTTGAATCACCTGCAAATCTAAAAGATCTGCAGATACCGAGCAAACTTAAAAACGGTACCGTTTTGGTGGCAGAGGACTCTAAAACGGCTCAAAAACATCTAAAGCAGATCTTTAACAATGCAAATCTCTCTATGAAGCTCTTTGAAAACGGAAAGCTTCTTGTTGATTATATAAACTCACTCGGGGACGACGCCTCAAAAATACCGGCGGTCATCACCGATATCGAGATGCCTGAAATGTCAGGATTTACGGTTGTAAAACTGCTTAAGAGCTCATCTAAAACAAAAAATATACCTGTTATCGTAAACAGCTCCATGACGGGTTCGAACAATAAAAGAGAGGCTGAAGTACTAGGAGCGGACGGCTTTATAGATAAGACAAAGAGTCAAAATATCATACCGCTTATAGTGGAAGTGATGAATATAAAAAATAGCTAG
- a CDS encoding sodium ion-translocating decarboxylase subunit beta has translation MRFIIIKLFTFVMLIGATTMYASAGADAASGASTHKEETYQTQSFGEMVGGFVNSTGIKAFVSPNPDELSSHGEKMSDFHKSWGRIIMILIAFVLFYLAIAKGFEPLLLLPIGFGGLLANIPVAGIAGPDGFLGIMYEMGLANQFFPILIFMGVGAMTDFGPLLSNPKTALLGGAAQFGIFGTLVGAVALAQYTPIFDFTLQQASAISIIGGADGPTSIFIASKLAPELLGAIAVASYSYMAMVPIIQPPIMKALTNDAERRIKMSTLRHVSRLEKLVFPIMVLVLAILVLPDATPLIGAFMFGNFLKESGVVDRLSDTMQNALINIVTIFLGLAVGSKLAADQFLVADTLAILALGVVAFSAGTAAGVIMAKIMNLFPGNKVNPLIGSAGVSAVPMAARVSNKVGMEYDRSNMLLMHAMGPNVAGVIGSAVAAGILISLFS, from the coding sequence ATGAGATTTATCATAATAAAACTATTTACCTTTGTAATGCTCATAGGCGCTACAACGATGTATGCAAGCGCTGGGGCAGATGCTGCATCCGGAGCTTCTACTCATAAAGAGGAGACATATCAAACTCAATCATTCGGTGAGATGGTAGGGGGTTTTGTAAACTCTACGGGTATAAAAGCTTTTGTCAGCCCAAATCCGGATGAGCTAAGTTCTCACGGCGAGAAGATGAGTGACTTCCACAAGTCTTGGGGTAGAATCATCATGATACTTATTGCATTTGTGCTTTTTTATCTGGCAATTGCAAAGGGCTTTGAGCCTCTGCTTCTTCTGCCTATAGGTTTCGGCGGTCTTTTGGCAAACATTCCAGTTGCAGGAATCGCAGGACCTGACGGTTTCTTGGGGATTATGTATGAGATGGGCTTGGCAAATCAGTTTTTCCCTATCCTGATATTTATGGGTGTTGGAGCGATGACCGACTTCGGTCCTCTTCTCTCTAATCCTAAGACTGCACTTCTAGGCGGAGCTGCACAGTTCGGGATATTCGGGACACTGGTTGGAGCTGTTGCTCTTGCACAGTATACGCCTATCTTCGATTTTACGTTGCAGCAAGCTTCTGCGATCTCAATTATCGGTGGAGCTGACGGTCCAACCTCTATTTTCATTGCATCAAAGCTCGCGCCGGAACTACTGGGCGCTATTGCGGTTGCTTCATACTCATATATGGCGATGGTTCCTATAATCCAGCCTCCAATTATGAAAGCACTTACAAATGATGCAGAGAGAAGAATTAAGATGAGTACTCTTCGTCATGTCTCTCGTTTGGAGAAGTTGGTTTTCCCGATTATGGTTTTAGTGCTTGCTATCTTGGTTCTGCCTGATGCTACGCCTCTTATCGGTGCATTTATGTTTGGTAACTTCTTAAAAGAGAGCGGTGTTGTTGATAGACTATCAGATACTATGCAAAATGCGCTTATTAATATAGTTACTATATTCTTAGGATTAGCGGTCGGTTCAAAACTGGCGGCTGATCAGTTCTTGGTTGCAGATACTTTGGCGATTCTAGCTCTTGGTGTTGTAGCATTCTCAGCAGGAACTGCTGCAGGTGTTATTATGGCTAAGATCATGAACCTCTTCCCTGGAAACAAGGTAAATCCGCTTATCGGTTCAGCAGGTGTTTCCGCGGTTCCTATGGCGGCTCGTGTATCTAACAAAGTAGGTATGGAGTATGACCGCTCAAATATGCTTCTAATGCATGCAATGGGTCCAAATGTTGCAGGTGTTATCGGTTCAGCGGTTGCTGCGGGTATTCTTATCTCGCTATTTAGTTAA
- a CDS encoding biotin/lipoyl-containing protein, with product MAKKFIDIMDTTFRDGFQSVFGGRVLMNDFFPAVEAAKTAGITHFEFGGGARFQSLYFYLREDAFEMMDKFRKIVGPDANLQTLARGVNTVMLDTGSKELIDLHAKMFKKHGTTTIRNFDALNDVENLKYSGERIVHHGLKHEIVVTMMDLPPGCYGAHTVEFYERTLREILDSGIPYNSICFKDASGTSNPQKVFETIQMARRLIPEGTHLRLHTHETAGVSVAAYMAALEAGVDGIDMAASPVSGGTSQPDILTMLHATKGMDYDLGGLEINKILTYEKELQNCLSDYFMPPEATMVSPIIPFSPMPGGALTANTQMMRDNDILDRFPEVIAAMTEVVEKGGYGTSVTPVSQFYFQQALNNVMQGPWNAIAPGYGKMVLGYFGKTPVAPDPEVVRIASEKLGLPPTTEKALDLANADESKSLANWINRLKEENIEITEENIFIAAACHDKGIAFLKGEGELNVRKISTMKKEEGSSKMGNGSYTVVVDGQKFSVQVAEGDVNIQVTEVNGEATETSAPKAAQSSGNSLDIKALLPGNVWKIVANPGQSVNEGDVIMILESMKMEIDIVAPKGGVIKSINVATNDKVVEGQVVAVLG from the coding sequence ATGGCTAAAAAATTTATTGATATAATGGATACGACTTTTAGAGACGGTTTTCAGTCCGTTTTCGGCGGTCGTGTACTTATGAACGACTTCTTCCCGGCAGTAGAAGCTGCAAAAACTGCGGGAATAACACACTTTGAGTTTGGCGGAGGGGCGAGGTTTCAATCTCTGTATTTCTACTTAAGAGAAGATGCATTTGAGATGATGGACAAGTTTCGCAAGATAGTTGGACCAGACGCAAACCTTCAGACATTGGCGCGCGGTGTCAATACGGTAATGCTAGATACTGGTTCAAAAGAGCTTATCGATCTTCACGCAAAGATGTTCAAAAAGCATGGTACTACTACAATTAGAAACTTTGACGCGCTTAATGACGTAGAAAATTTAAAATATTCAGGTGAGAGAATCGTACATCACGGGCTAAAACATGAGATCGTTGTGACAATGATGGATCTTCCTCCGGGGTGCTACGGTGCTCATACTGTTGAGTTTTACGAAAGAACACTTCGTGAGATATTAGACAGTGGTATACCTTATAACAGCATCTGCTTTAAAGATGCTTCAGGAACTTCAAATCCTCAAAAAGTGTTTGAGACTATCCAGATGGCTAGACGTCTTATTCCTGAGGGAACACACTTAAGACTTCACACTCATGAGACGGCAGGTGTCTCTGTTGCTGCGTATATGGCAGCATTAGAAGCAGGTGTAGACGGTATTGATATGGCAGCTTCTCCTGTAAGCGGCGGAACAAGCCAGCCTGATATCTTAACAATGCTTCACGCTACAAAAGGTATGGACTATGACCTTGGCGGATTAGAGATAAACAAGATATTAACATACGAAAAAGAGCTTCAAAATTGTCTCTCAGACTATTTTATGCCTCCTGAAGCGACGATGGTCTCTCCTATTATTCCATTCTCTCCAATGCCTGGAGGCGCGCTTACTGCAAATACTCAGATGATGCGCGATAATGATATTTTGGATAGATTTCCAGAGGTTATTGCGGCTATGACAGAGGTTGTAGAGAAGGGCGGTTACGGTACATCTGTTACTCCTGTCTCTCAATTCTACTTCCAGCAAGCACTTAACAACGTTATGCAAGGACCATGGAACGCGATTGCTCCTGGTTATGGAAAGATGGTTCTTGGATATTTCGGTAAAACTCCTGTTGCACCGGATCCTGAAGTTGTAAGAATTGCATCTGAAAAACTTGGATTGCCGCCGACAACTGAAAAAGCTCTGGATCTTGCAAATGCAGATGAGAGCAAATCTCTGGCTAACTGGATAAACAGACTAAAAGAGGAAAATATCGAGATAACTGAAGAGAATATCTTCATAGCTGCAGCTTGTCACGATAAAGGTATCGCTTTTCTTAAGGGAGAGGGAGAGTTAAATGTTAGAAAAATATCAACAATGAAAAAAGAAGAAGGAAGTTCAAAAATGGGTAATGGAAGCTATACTGTCGTAGTTGACGGTCAAAAATTTAGTGTTCAAGTAGCAGAGGGTGACGTTAATATTCAAGTCACAGAGGTAAACGGAGAAGCGACTGAGACGTCGGCTCCAAAAGCTGCTCAATCATCAGGAAACTCTTTAGATATAAAAGCACTTCTTCCGGGCAATGTTTGGAAGATAGTCGCTAATCCGGGTCAAAGCGTAAACGAGGGTGATGTGATTATGATCCTAGAGTCAATGAAGATGGAGATTGATATCGTAGCACCAAAAGGCGGTGTTATTAAATCTATCAATGTTGCTACTAATGATAAAGTAGTCGAAGGTCAAGTCGTAGCAGTGCTAGGATAA
- a CDS encoding OadG family protein, with product MDTNLVVEGLKFMGLGMGAVFLFLIILIFLMGIMSKVLHKFFPEVQPSANSSSSPGTQNNQKKVVAAITAAIKFHRES from the coding sequence ATGGATACTAACCTTGTAGTAGAGGGCTTAAAGTTTATGGGCCTTGGAATGGGAGCGGTGTTCTTGTTTCTTATAATTTTGATCTTCCTGATGGGAATTATGTCAAAAGTTTTACATAAATTTTTCCCCGAAGTTCAGCCGAGCGCTAATTCATCTTCATCACCCGGCACTCAGAACAATCAAAAAAAGGTAGTTGCGGCAATAACGGCGGCAATTAAATTTCATAGAGAAAGTTAA
- a CDS encoding DUF3817 domain-containing protein: MKNENVVKFGHINTIEGYSYLALVFIAMPMKYFMDIPLAVKVVGMIHGILFILFCMLLAKAWHEAKWPFKESVVFFIASLIPFGTFFTKAKIKTYE; encoded by the coding sequence GTGAAAAATGAAAATGTCGTCAAATTCGGACATATAAATACAATAGAGGGATATTCATACTTAGCACTTGTTTTTATTGCAATGCCTATGAAATATTTTATGGATATACCATTGGCGGTAAAAGTTGTCGGCATGATACACGGAATACTTTTTATACTTTTTTGTATGCTTTTGGCGAAGGCATGGCATGAGGCAAAGTGGCCATTTAAAGAGAGTGTCGTATTCTTCATAGCTTCTCTCATACCTTTTGGAACCTTTTTCACAAAAGCTAAAATAAAAACTTATGAATAA
- the htpG gene encoding molecular chaperone HtpG, whose protein sequence is MAKHQFQTEANQILNLMIHSLYSNKEIFIRELVSNASDALDKLNMLVLTDDAYKGVEFSPRIDIVADKDAKTLTIKDSGIGMNEQDLMNNLGTIAKSGTKAFLEQMTGDQKKDSNLIGQFGVGFYACFMVAHSVEVITKKAGEEQAYLWTSKGDGEFEIEKATRDSHGTTIIMHLNDDDAEFLDSYRIENIIKKYSNHIPFAIFMDKEKYIPAKKDDDGNEIEPSKNEIENVQINRANALWTISKSEIKDEEYKDFYSSIAHSSEEPLTWMHNKAEGAIEYTTLFYIPSKAPMDIYRVDYQTGIKLYINRVFITDDEKELMPTYMRFLRGVIDSKDLPLNVSREILQSNAVMAKIRNASVKKVLSELAKMAKNEKDKYENFFKEFGNVLKEGLYSDYGNREKILELMKFNTLKSDETVMFEDFLKNVDEEKKEIYYITGKTSLSMLKNSPALERFKSRGIDVLVLNEEIDTIIFPMITEYKEYKFVHVSDAKFGENEDEKKAEQESAKEFEGLVKELKDSLGDSVKSVEVTFDLVESPVKLKEDKEDPAYMMAQMMKQMGQNTVAPAPAPILQINPKHELILKLKNSSDQNLISDAAHVLLDQAKLFEGLELDDTAGFITRLNRIITKAV, encoded by the coding sequence ATGGCAAAACATCAGTTTCAGACAGAAGCAAATCAAATATTAAATCTTATGATACACTCACTATATTCAAACAAAGAGATATTTATTCGTGAGTTAGTATCCAACGCGTCAGATGCGCTTGATAAGTTAAATATGCTTGTATTAACGGACGATGCATATAAAGGCGTTGAGTTCTCACCGAGAATAGATATAGTTGCTGATAAAGATGCAAAGACTCTGACTATTAAAGATAGTGGTATTGGCATGAATGAGCAAGACCTCATGAACAACTTGGGTACCATAGCAAAATCAGGTACAAAAGCATTTTTAGAGCAGATGACTGGAGATCAGAAAAAAGATTCTAATCTTATCGGTCAGTTCGGTGTAGGTTTCTATGCTTGTTTTATGGTCGCACACTCTGTAGAAGTTATAACAAAAAAAGCGGGCGAAGAGCAGGCGTATCTCTGGACAAGCAAGGGTGATGGCGAGTTTGAGATAGAAAAAGCTACAAGAGATTCTCACGGTACGACTATTATTATGCATTTAAATGATGACGATGCAGAGTTTTTGGACAGTTACAGAATTGAGAATATCATTAAAAAGTATTCAAACCACATCCCTTTTGCGATCTTTATGGATAAAGAGAAGTATATCCCTGCAAAAAAAGATGATGATGGCAATGAGATAGAGCCGTCAAAAAATGAGATAGAGAACGTTCAGATTAACCGTGCAAACGCTCTTTGGACGATATCAAAAAGTGAGATAAAAGATGAAGAGTATAAAGATTTCTACAGCTCCATCGCACACTCTTCGGAGGAACCTCTTACTTGGATGCACAACAAAGCAGAGGGAGCAATAGAGTACACGACTCTCTTTTATATCCCATCAAAAGCGCCGATGGATATCTACAGAGTTGATTATCAGACGGGAATTAAACTCTATATAAACCGTGTATTTATCACGGATGATGAAAAAGAGCTTATGCCGACTTATATGAGATTCCTGCGCGGTGTCATCGACTCTAAAGACCTTCCTCTTAATGTATCAAGGGAGATATTGCAGTCAAATGCGGTAATGGCAAAAATTAGAAACGCATCTGTTAAAAAAGTTCTCTCCGAACTTGCAAAGATGGCTAAGAATGAAAAAGATAAATATGAAAATTTCTTTAAAGAGTTTGGAAATGTACTAAAAGAGGGACTCTATAGTGATTATGGCAATCGTGAGAAGATCTTGGAGCTGATGAAGTTCAACACTCTCAAATCGGATGAGACTGTAATGTTTGAGGATTTCCTCAAAAATGTAGATGAAGAGAAAAAAGAGATCTATTACATCACCGGTAAAACTTCGCTCTCAATGCTTAAAAACTCACCTGCTCTGGAGAGATTTAAATCACGCGGAATTGACGTACTTGTTCTAAATGAAGAGATTGACACTATTATCTTCCCTATGATCACAGAGTATAAAGAGTATAAGTTTGTTCATGTGAGTGATGCAAAATTCGGCGAGAATGAAGATGAGAAAAAAGCAGAGCAAGAGAGCGCTAAGGAGTTTGAAGGACTTGTAAAAGAGCTCAAAGACTCTTTGGGTGATAGCGTAAAATCTGTAGAGGTAACCTTTGATCTTGTAGAGTCTCCAGTAAAGCTAAAAGAGGATAAAGAGGATCCTGCTTATATGATGGCTCAGATGATGAAGCAGATGGGACAAAATACCGTTGCTCCGGCACCTGCTCCAATACTGCAGATAAATCCTAAACATGAGCTTATCTTAAAGCTGAAAAACTCTTCGGATCAAAATCTCATAAGCGATGCGGCTCATGTTCTACTAGATCAAGCAAAACTTTTTGAAGGTCTAGAACTTGATGATACAGCAGGCTTTATAACAAGACTAAACAGAATCATAACTAAGGCTGTGTAA
- a CDS encoding universal stress protein, protein MKKFTTLVAIDFSKSSYVVLEKALDFTNKRDGELHVVHVVESSFFSKKEDIDAVHERRYTELSKNYSEIKKENFHCVSGKIKVEVANSAKLLDADLIIMGNSGETHFLNEFIMGSHTKEIIKNAQTPILVMKDEHELEYKNILVLTDLSDDSAAAIKKVANFFPNSKITLLNLFYLPSDDKFGLFGFEEDDLEKYQARIKDESQKNIDAFLKSLSMPNELDISASAIVSSLNPKKFKEEASDISYDMLSIHATQNVSFFAFDILEQSDVDVFVVK, encoded by the coding sequence ATGAAGAAATTCACAACATTGGTCGCTATAGATTTTTCAAAAAGCAGTTATGTCGTTTTAGAAAAAGCGCTTGATTTTACAAACAAAAGAGATGGTGAACTTCACGTTGTTCACGTGGTAGAGAGCTCATTCTTTTCAAAAAAAGAGGATATAGACGCTGTGCATGAGCGTAGATATACTGAACTAAGCAAGAATTATAGTGAAATTAAAAAAGAGAACTTTCACTGTGTCAGCGGCAAAATAAAAGTTGAAGTCGCTAACAGTGCAAAGCTATTAGACGCGGATCTCATCATTATGGGCAACAGCGGTGAGACACACTTTTTAAATGAATTTATTATGGGTTCACATACAAAAGAGATAATAAAAAATGCTCAGACTCCTATTTTGGTAATGAAAGATGAGCATGAGCTAGAGTATAAAAACATCTTGGTATTAACCGACCTCTCTGATGACTCTGCTGCTGCAATCAAAAAAGTAGCCAATTTTTTTCCAAACTCAAAAATAACTCTGCTTAACCTATTCTATCTTCCGAGTGATGATAAGTTCGGTCTCTTTGGTTTTGAAGAGGATGACCTTGAGAAATACCAAGCTCGCATAAAAGATGAGTCTCAAAAAAATATAGACGCTTTCTTGAAATCTTTATCTATGCCAAATGAGCTAGATATATCTGCCTCAGCAATTGTAAGCTCTTTAAATCCTAAAAAATTCAAAGAAGAGGCTTCGGATATAAGCTACGATATGCTTTCAATCCACGCAACGCAAAATGTAAGCTTTTTTGCTTTTGATATTTTAGAGCAGTCAGATGTCGATGTTTTTGTTGTAAAATAG
- a CDS encoding MBL fold metallo-hydrolase RNA specificity domain-containing protein, translating to MATVISYGAAETVTGSCHLLKVGSIKILIDCGMFQGNGGSKKNYEPFGFDPSELHYLILTHAHLDHIGRVPKLFKEGFKGRIIATKATRDIAKIMLLDSAGILQEEYKTISKKARRRGEEESVQEPLYTKDDVKMVFAKKWTTLEYFEEHKLKQHIRVSFGNAGHIMGSAFAIIDYQEENQHKRVIFSGDLGSPERLIIDERDKIEEADALFIESTYGDRRHKPLDQSVEEFKEAVITTLKDNGTVLIPSFALERTQEILWLLHEMHDNGELPKCRIFLDSPLAIKATRLYNKYPGHLSDELEYSTGNGEDPFSFAWLETTTTRDQSMAINKVKERSIIIAGSGMCNGGRIMHHLKHRLWNSRNAVIFVGFQVTGTLGRSIVDGQKSVKIYGEDIVVKAKTYTINGFSAHADQKELIDWMSSIKNLKKLYLIHGERDKMEIFATAIKNELGHESHIMEVGNSVAL from the coding sequence ATGGCTACAGTAATATCTTACGGAGCAGCTGAGACGGTAACAGGTTCGTGTCATCTTCTTAAAGTAGGCTCTATAAAAATTTTGATCGATTGCGGGATGTTTCAGGGAAACGGCGGAAGCAAGAAAAATTATGAGCCGTTTGGCTTTGATCCTTCAGAGTTGCACTATCTTATCTTGACGCACGCACATCTCGACCACATCGGAAGAGTTCCAAAGCTTTTTAAGGAGGGATTTAAAGGCAGGATAATTGCAACAAAGGCTACACGTGATATTGCTAAGATCATGCTTTTAGACAGTGCGGGAATTTTGCAAGAAGAGTATAAAACGATAAGCAAAAAAGCTCGCAGACGCGGTGAAGAGGAGAGTGTCCAAGAGCCGCTCTATACAAAAGATGACGTAAAGATGGTCTTTGCAAAAAAATGGACTACGCTTGAGTATTTCGAAGAGCATAAATTAAAACAGCATATAAGAGTCTCTTTTGGAAATGCAGGTCATATTATGGGAAGTGCTTTTGCAATAATAGATTATCAGGAAGAGAATCAGCATAAACGAGTTATATTTTCTGGAGATTTGGGCTCTCCTGAGAGGCTGATAATAGATGAGCGTGATAAAATTGAGGAAGCTGATGCTCTCTTTATAGAGTCTACATACGGAGACCGCAGACATAAGCCGCTAGATCAGAGTGTAGAGGAGTTTAAAGAGGCGGTTATAACTACGCTAAAAGATAACGGCACGGTCTTGATACCATCTTTTGCACTGGAGAGAACACAGGAGATTCTTTGGCTTCTACATGAGATGCACGATAACGGGGAGCTGCCAAAATGCCGAATCTTCTTAGATAGTCCGCTTGCCATAAAAGCGACAAGGCTTTACAATAAATACCCAGGGCATCTAAGCGATGAGTTGGAATACTCAACCGGAAACGGAGAAGATCCTTTTTCATTTGCGTGGCTTGAGACGACAACCACAAGAGACCAGTCAATGGCTATAAACAAAGTAAAAGAGCGTTCTATAATAATTGCAGGGAGCGGTATGTGTAACGGCGGGCGTATTATGCACCACTTAAAGCACAGGCTTTGGAACAGCAGAAATGCAGTCATATTTGTCGGATTCCAGGTTACGGGAACACTTGGAAGAAGCATAGTAGACGGACAAAAAAGTGTAAAAATATACGGAGAAGACATAGTCGTAAAGGCTAAGACTTACACGATCAACGGCTTTTCAGCTCATGCAGACCAAAAAGAGCTAATTGATTGGATGAGTTCAATTAAGAATCTAAAAAAACTATATCTTATTCACGGTGAGAGAGATAAGATGGAGATATTTGCAACTGCTATAAAGAATGAGCTTGGTCACGAGAGTCATATTATGGAGGTTGGAAACTCGGTTGCGCTTTAG
- a CDS encoding ABC-F family ATP-binding cassette domain-containing protein, giving the protein MALIDLLNISKHYEAQKILTEINFHVDEGERIVIIGKNGSGKSTLMKIVNGTLEQDSGERIIRQNLEVKMLDQKPNFKESHTVREAVEAGLKELNSAKQRYNELSLKLADDFENKTLLEEHEKLSRYIEHHNAWNLDDKIERIIQHFDLKQYENKLVVMLSGGEQRRVALASLLLQKPDILLLDEPTNHLDVYMVEFLEELLLKEKFTLVFISHDRYFIDRVATKSVEVEDCSLREYSGGYSNYLEQKEEYMRTLEKQHENLLDILKRENEWFSRGVKARLKRNEGRKERLMTLREEAKTNPSKIKKMTLELEREAKHFNRDKSVNKQKMLFEVEHLGLKLGDKELLKDFSTRILQKDVIAIVGPNGSGKSTLLKALLGRIEPTSGAIKRGEFKIGYFDQHREMLDDEKNLIETFCPHGGDRVSVRGRDMHVYGYLKNFLFPREFLDKKIGILSGGEKNRIALALLFTKNVDILILDEPTNDLDIPTINILEEQLINFSGAVIIVSHDRYFVDKIAKKLFIFKDDKHIEESYQSYSEYLELEREIKELSSMEQESKQAEPKARTSKPKELKLTYKEKIALEKLPVEIEKLEAKIDEKNSCLADPLCYEKIGITQLARELEDLKNLYEEKVEELLDIQAKEEEINLSL; this is encoded by the coding sequence ATGGCACTCATAGATCTACTAAACATATCAAAACATTACGAAGCTCAAAAAATATTAACCGAAATAAATTTTCATGTTGACGAGGGGGAGAGAATCGTAATCATCGGAAAAAACGGAAGCGGCAAATCAACGCTGATGAAAATTGTCAACGGAACGCTTGAGCAAGACAGCGGCGAGAGGATCATCAGGCAGAATCTGGAAGTAAAGATGCTTGACCAAAAACCTAACTTCAAAGAGAGCCATACAGTTAGGGAAGCGGTTGAGGCAGGACTTAAAGAGTTAAACTCTGCCAAGCAGAGATACAATGAGCTCTCACTCAAACTTGCGGATGATTTTGAGAACAAAACACTCTTAGAGGAGCATGAGAAGCTATCACGCTATATTGAGCATCACAACGCATGGAATCTAGATGACAAGATCGAGAGGATAATCCAGCATTTTGATCTAAAGCAGTATGAGAACAAACTTGTAGTCATGCTTAGCGGAGGGGAGCAAAGAAGGGTCGCTCTTGCATCACTGCTGCTTCAAAAACCGGATATTCTGCTTCTTGATGAACCGACAAACCACCTTGACGTATATATGGTCGAATTTTTAGAAGAGCTGCTTTTAAAAGAGAAGTTTACCCTTGTTTTTATATCGCATGACAGATACTTCATCGATAGAGTCGCTACAAAGAGCGTTGAAGTAGAGGATTGCTCACTTAGAGAGTATAGCGGCGGTTACAGCAACTATCTTGAACAAAAAGAGGAGTATATGCGAACGCTGGAGAAGCAGCATGAAAATCTGCTTGATATTCTAAAGAGAGAAAATGAGTGGTTCTCAAGAGGTGTTAAGGCCAGACTTAAGAGAAACGAAGGCAGAAAAGAGCGGCTTATGACTCTTAGAGAAGAGGCAAAAACAAACCCCTCCAAGATAAAAAAGATGACTCTGGAGCTTGAGCGCGAAGCAAAACACTTCAACCGAGACAAGAGTGTCAACAAACAGAAAATGCTCTTTGAAGTGGAGCATCTAGGACTAAAGCTTGGAGACAAAGAGCTTTTAAAAGATTTTAGCACAAGGATCCTGCAAAAAGACGTTATAGCAATAGTAGGACCTAACGGAAGCGGAAAATCAACACTTCTCAAAGCTCTTTTAGGACGCATAGAACCTACAAGCGGAGCGATAAAGAGAGGGGAGTTTAAGATAGGATACTTCGATCAGCACCGAGAGATGTTAGATGATGAGAAAAATCTTATAGAGACATTCTGCCCGCATGGCGGAGACAGAGTAAGCGTGCGTGGGCGTGATATGCATGTCTACGGCTACCTGAAAAACTTTCTCTTTCCAAGAGAGTTTTTAGATAAAAAGATAGGAATACTAAGCGGCGGAGAGAAAAACCGCATCGCTCTTGCCCTGCTCTTTACAAAAAATGTAGATATTCTCATCCTTGATGAACCGACAAATGATTTAGATATTCCGACTATCAATATCTTAGAAGAGCAGCTTATAAACTTCAGCGGAGCGGTAATCATCGTTAGCCACGACAGATATTTTGTAGATAAGATCGCCAAAAAACTCTTCATCTTCAAAGATGACAAACATATCGAAGAGAGCTACCAGAGCTATAGCGAGTATCTTGAACTAGAACGTGAGATAAAAGAGCTTAGCAGCATGGAGCAGGAGAGCAAACAGGCAGAACCAAAAGCAAGAACGAGCAAGCCAAAAGAGCTGAAACTAACCTACAAAGAGAAGATAGCTCTAGAGAAACTGCCTGTAGAGATTGAGAAGCTTGAAGCTAAAATAGATGAGAAAAACAGCTGTCTTGCAGACCCTTTATGTTACGAAAAGATAGGCATTACGCAACTTGCGCGTGAGCTTGAAGATCTGAAAAATCTTTATGAAGAAAAAGTGGAGGAGCTTTTGGATATTCAGGCTAAAGAGGAGGAGATCAACCTCTCTCTTTAA